TGAAATTAATTTTAGGAAGCATTTCAATTACAGCATTGCAGAAAAAAGCAAACCTTTCACCATCATCCGGGTGACAATATATACCTTCTCTGTCGTAATAATCATAACTGTCCACAAAATAGGCAGGGACATTCACCCTGCCTGCCTCTGCATTAGCAATCATCTCCGTTTCTCTTATAATACATGTTTTCGTAATATTACCCATACGGATCGGAAAATCGGTAACATATTTCATATTTCCAGCTATATCCCTGTATCTTGGCATTACTATCCTTACATCATTTCCCATCTGCGTAAGGGCTTTGGGTAGAGAACCTGCCACATCCGCCAGACCCCCTGTTTTTGCAAATGGGGACACTTCTGCTGAAACAAATAGTATCTTTAATTTATTCCTTAATTGCATTATATGTCCTCCGTCCAAGCAATTATTTAATTTGATGAAGTTATAATATTTACCAATTCCTATTCTTCAAAAGATGGCCTATCTTCTGTAAGCTCAACCTCAATTGTAATGTATTTTTTATTCCTGTAAATTTCCAACTTTATAGTATCACCAGGTTTAAAGGTATTTTTTATGGCATTCAACTCTTCAAGGTTCTTTACAGCTTTGCCTTCACACTTGGTAATTATGTCACCTACTTTAATACCTGCATTATATGCTCCACTAAACGGTATTACCTCTTGAACCAAAACTCCTGCAGGAACTCTGTAATATTTTGCCATTTCCTCATTGAATGACGAGTCAACTTTTATGCCCAAAAATGGCCTTCCTGGTACATATTTATGCTCAATAAGGTCTTCAAATATTTCTCTGGCAGTATTTATTGGTATGGCAAAACCAATACCTTCAAATCCCTGAGCTACAATTTTAATACTGTTAACACCTATTACCTTTCCTTCAGAATTAACCAATGCACCACCGCTATTTCCCGGGTTTATAGCTGCATCAGTCTGTATCAGTTTAAATTCGTAACCGCTTTCAGACTTTATTGACCTGTTCAATCCGCTTATTACTCCCACTGTTACTGAACCCATATACTCCAGTCCTCCGGGATTTCCTATTGCAACAGCGAGTTCACCTACTTCCAGGGTGTCGGAATCACCCAATTCAGCTGCAGGGAAATCTTTCCCTTCTATTTTAAGTACGGCTAAATCCGTTCTCCAGTCTACGCCGATAATTTCAGCCTTATAAGGTTTCTCTTTCTGATTGGGCAAAAACACTTCAATTTTAGCGTTGCTTCTAACTTTATTTGTGTTTGAATCATATGCATTCTCAATTACATGAAAGTTTGTTAAAATATACCCATCTTCTTTGATTATTATACCTGAACCTTCACCTGTAGCTTGTTGTTCTCCAAAAAAGAAGCTCTGGACATTTGCTGTAATTTTTATCCCAACAATAGACGGGCTAACCTTTTTAGCAATCCATGTTACCGGTGAATCTGTCTTTTCTATTTCAATTTTATAAGATGTCAAGCCCTGACTATTGCTGTTATTGTTTGAAGATGTAACATTTGAAGCTAAAATTTTGTTAAAATATTGGTTTATATCAGGCTGTACAGCAGGTGCAACAAACTGGAAAGCTAAAAATACAATACCTCCACCCAGGATTGAACTTATTATTGCAATAAGGGCTAATTGGAATAAATTATATCCTTTTTTACTTTTCTTCTTTTTATAGCTTTCGCTGTAGTAAAACGGCGAATTTTGGAAATTTGGCTTGGATAAGTCACTGCTCTCAAAATTATTGTTATTAAGGTTATTCATATTTCTATCATAATCATAATCATTATACATAGATAATACCCTCCTTCACACATTTTTGTTTTTATCGTCAACTTACAATTATATTCTAATTAATTATTTTGAAAAATATATGAATAATCTGTTAACTCTTATCCTTATATACCCTTTTCAATGTAAAATAAAACGTTGTACCTTTCCCAACTTCACTTTCGACCCAAATATCCTGTCCATGCTCGTTAATGAGATTTTTCACAATTGCAAGGCCTAGGCCCGTGCCCGATTTATCTTGGCTCCGTGATTTATCGGACTTGTAAAACCGCTCCCATATCATATCCAGTTCATCCTTCTCTATTCCTATTCCGTTGTCTGCTACACATACCAAAACCTTATCTTTTTGTGCTGTTGAAGTACTTAAAACTATTATCCCTCCTTCAGGTGTAAATTTAACAGCATTGTGTATGAGATTAAGCAAAACCCTCTCAATAGCATCCATATCTGCATTTACAAAAACATCTTCCTCTTCAAAATTCGCCATTACTTCTAAGTTTTTTTCAGTAATTATGCTCTCAAGTTTTATTATACACCGTCTTATAAGTTCATTAATATTAAAATCTGTTAAAACAATGCGAATTTCTCCAGCTTCCATCCTGGCAAGATCCAAAAGGTCATTAACAAGCCTGTTTAACCTTACAACCTCATCTCTCACAATTCCAAGGTATTCCTTTTGTTTTTCATGGGGTATTGTTCCGTCCAATATTCCCTCAATAAATCCCCTGATTGATGTCATAGGTGTCCTGAGCTCATGAGAAACGTTGGCAATAAAGCTTCTTCTCATCTCTTCCTGGTTTTGAAGCGCTGCCACCATTTGATTAAAGGCCTTCGCCAGATCACCAATCTCATCCCTGGTATTTATATCCAGACGTCTGCTAAACTCTCCTGCTGCAATAACTTTTGCAGCATTGCTTATTTGCTTTAAAGGCCTGGTTATCTTTAACGAGAAAATATAGACCAGTAAAATGGAAATTATGGCTGAAACAAAAACCGCCGTTATAAAGAAACTGAAAACTGTTGATCTAGCCTTGTTTATTTGGGTAATGGGCGTAGTTAAGTATACTGCTGCAATAATTTGCTCCTTACCGTTAACATCCGTATATTTAAAGGGTTTTTGCACCACCAGCCATGACCAGCCTGTATCTTTATAAAGTCCAAAAAAATCTCCTGTTTCGATAACAGGGTCAATACCGGAAAACACCTTTTTGTATTGGCGTTCATCGGGAAGTTTGTATCTTCCCTGTTGAAAACTAAAGTGCTTTCTTATTGCCGCATCTAATCCCCGTATATTAGGACTTGAAAATATAATAAATCCTTTATCATTTGTTATCCATATATAAGAACCGGTATTGCGCCTGTAAGAATCTAGCAGAAACTGAAATGCCACTTCTGCCAGAGGGTTGCTAGCATTTTCAACATAAATTTCAAGGTAATTGTTAATTTCTTCTCCGGCTTTTTTAAGGTTGTTTATTTTCTCTGTTGATACATATTGCCCCAGGGAGTAGTATAAAGCCACACCCGCTGCTGAAAAACTGAATATAATAATCAATATAAATATTACCATCAGCTTACTAAAAATTGATT
The Bacillota bacterium DNA segment above includes these coding regions:
- a CDS encoding trypsin-like peptidase domain-containing protein yields the protein MYNDYDYDRNMNNLNNNNFESSDLSKPNFQNSPFYYSESYKKKKSKKGYNLFQLALIAIISSILGGGIVFLAFQFVAPAVQPDINQYFNKILASNVTSSNNNSNSQGLTSYKIEIEKTDSPVTWIAKKVSPSIVGIKITANVQSFFFGEQQATGEGSGIIIKEDGYILTNFHVIENAYDSNTNKVRSNAKIEVFLPNQKEKPYKAEIIGVDWRTDLAVLKIEGKDFPAAELGDSDTLEVGELAVAIGNPGGLEYMGSVTVGVISGLNRSIKSESGYEFKLIQTDAAINPGNSGGALVNSEGKVIGVNSIKIVAQGFEGIGFAIPINTAREIFEDLIEHKYVPGRPFLGIKVDSSFNEEMAKYYRVPAGVLVQEVIPFSGAYNAGIKVGDIITKCEGKAVKNLEELNAIKNTFKPGDTIKLEIYRNKKYITIEVELTEDRPSFEE
- a CDS encoding HAMP domain-containing protein, with amino-acid sequence MFKSIFSKLMVIFILIIIFSFSAAGVALYYSLGQYVSTEKINNLKKAGEEINNYLEIYVENASNPLAEVAFQFLLDSYRRNTGSYIWITNDKGFIIFSSPNIRGLDAAIRKHFSFQQGRYKLPDERQYKKVFSGIDPVIETGDFFGLYKDTGWSWLVVQKPFKYTDVNGKEQIIAAVYLTTPITQINKARSTVFSFFITAVFVSAIISILLVYIFSLKITRPLKQISNAAKVIAAGEFSRRLDINTRDEIGDLAKAFNQMVAALQNQEEMRRSFIANVSHELRTPMTSIRGFIEGILDGTIPHEKQKEYLGIVRDEVVRLNRLVNDLLDLARMEAGEIRIVLTDFNINELIRRCIIKLESIITEKNLEVMANFEEEDVFVNADMDAIERVLLNLIHNAVKFTPEGGIIVLSTSTAQKDKVLVCVADNGIGIEKDELDMIWERFYKSDKSRSQDKSGTGLGLAIVKNLINEHGQDIWVESEVGKGTTFYFTLKRVYKDKS